A region of the Larus michahellis chromosome 4, bLarMic1.1, whole genome shotgun sequence genome:
ggagggcgaaCCAGGACCGCCGGGACTCCGTCGAGCTCCGCGCCACCTGGAGCGCGATCGGTGCAGCCCGGCCGGcctcgagagcggccgtcggcgctCCAGTGTCGGCTCTTACGCGTTACCGCGCCCCCGTctgtgcccggcagttttcctgTTGTCCATTTCCATAgcccctcagtccgccgacgcgcctctctatggcactttagtcctccagggcgccgctcagtcagccgacgcgcctctctatggcactttagtcctccaggacgccgctcagtcagccgacgcgcctctctatggcactttagtcctccgaggtgccgctcagtcagccgacgcgcctctctatggcactttagtcctccaggacgccgctcagtcagccgacgcgcctctctatggcactttagtcctccaggacgccgctcagtcagccgacgcgcctctctatggcactttagtcctccgaggtgccgctcagtcagccgacgcgcctctctatggcactttagtcctccgaggtgccgctcagtcagccgacgcgcctctctatggcactttagtcctccgaggtgccgctcagtcagccgacgcgcctctctatggcactttagtcctccaggacgccgctcagtcagccgacgcgcctctctatggcactttagtcctccaggacgccgctcagtcagccgacgcgcctctctatggcactttagtcctccgaggtgccgctcagtcagccgacgcgcctctctatggcaccttagtcctccagggcgccgctcagtcagccgacgcgcctctctatggcactttagtcctccgaggtgccgctcagtcagccgacgcgcctctctatggcactttagtcctccaggacgccgctcagtcagccgacccgcctctctatggcactttagtcctccgaggtgccgctcagtcagccgacgcgcctctctatggcactttagtcctccagggcgccgcgcagtcagccgacgcgcctctctatggcactttagtcctccaggacgccgctcagtcagccgacgcgcctctctatggcactttagtcctccgaggtgccgctcagtcagccgacgcgcctctctatggcactttagtcctccagggcgccgcgcagtcagccgacgcgcctctctatggcactttagtcctccaggacgccgctcagtcagccgacgcgcctctctatggcactttagtcctccgaggtgccgctcagtcagccgacgcgcctctctatggcaccttagtcctccaggacgcccctcagtcagccgacgcgcctctctatggcactttagtcctccgaggtgccgctcagtcagccgacgcgcctctctatggcactttagtcccccaggacgccgctcagtcggCTGACGCTCGTCTCCacggcactttagtcctccaggagcccagaAGTGCCCGCTCAGTCCTCCCACGCTCGTCTCTAtagcactttagtcctccaggaacCCTCTCAGTCCTCccacgcgcctctctatggcactttaatcctccaggacgcccctcagtcagccgacatGCCTCTCCATGGCACTTTAGTTCTCCAGTACGCCCCTCAGTCCActgacgcgcctctctatggcactttaagTCCTCCAGGACGTCCCGCAGTCTGCCGACACGCGTCTCCATGGCGATTTAGTCCTCTAGGATCCAGGAAGTGctcatcagtcttctggaaatcacctgcttccagcactctTCTAAAACCATAAAACATGATTACcaattaaccacaaaaatatctgaagatcgcaAAAATAAAGTGACGCCTGCAGAACTCTCTTCTCTACAGCAACAAGTAGACAGAACTCAAACAAAAGCggtaagagaatcaccagaggcaagtgcccaatagaaataaaaatgactgttgctttgcctgctgggaaCTTAAGGCATAAGAAAAGGAGCTCCTACCCCTGTGGCCACCTCTTTGTCTTCGGGGGGGGGTGTTTGTCCCCGcccctttctccaggggattgtgggaagggcagtgggcggggcccggggtatatgagccacaggctCAGCTCaggagcttgttctgctgctgggctcctctggggttggtgctctgctggtccttcacttggctgcagctttggggcaggcatgTTTTGGTATTTAGGGAGGCAGAGGTAAGAAGGCTGAGCTAAGACTTTCAGGACCAGTACACATCCTGCCACCTGTATAGTAGAAAGTTGACTggtatgcagcttttttgtttcctttttttcaggtcagtaactttGTGATGAGTGTTTAGGGGATGCCCAGATGGTTTAATAGTGTGCTTTCCTGTATTCTAGGAGGGCtgcattttcctagaattcctaACTTTATTGAAGATGGGCCAGAGATTTTTTCCACCGGTTTTGCAGTATGCTGTGTGAGTTGCTgatcttgtttctcttaattgggttgaTGATGAGATTATATTGTAGGGGTTAAGgtgagc
Encoded here:
- the LOC141743044 gene encoding uncharacterized protein LOC141743044, whose translation is MRGFAGAVPAPVSRARRPEGEPGPPGLRRAPRHLERDRCSPAGLESGRRRSSVGSYALPRPRLCPAVFLLSISIAPQSADAPLYGTLVLQGAAQSADAPLYGTLVLQDAAQSADAPLYGTLVLRGAAQSADAPLYGTLVLQDAAQSADAPLYGTLVLQDAAQSADAPLYGTLVLRGAAQSADAPLYGTLVLRGAAQSADAPLYGTLVLRGAAQSADAPLYGTLVLQDAAQSADAPLYGTLVLQDAAQSADAPLYGTLVLRGAAQSADAPLYGTLVLQGAAQSADAPLYGTLVLRGAAQSADAPLYGTLVLQDAAQSADPPLYGTLVLRGAAQSADAPLYGTLVLQGAAQSADAPLYGTLVLQDAAQSADAPLYGTLVLRGAAQSADAPLYGTLVLQGAAQSADAPLYGTLVLQDAAQSADAPLYGTLVLRGAAQSADAPLYGTLVLQDAPQSADAPLYGTLVLRGAAQSADAPLYGTLVPQDAAQSADARLHGTLVLQEPRSARSVLPRSSL